TTTTAATTGATGAGCAAATCActtgaattcaatttaaatatagtGAATATAAtagaattaaaaatatttatgtctAGTGAATTTAAGTGAACCCAACTAAGTTTAGCTCAATTAAACTAGTTCTGAAATTTCGATACCTTGCTATTTTCCGCAGCTGATACAAGAAAAGTGGTGACGGCGCGCTTCTGCCAACTGGACACCGGCGACTCGGATGCCTGTGAGATCCTGCGTACCAAGCTGCGCATCCCGAGCCCCGAGGAGCGGGAGCAGCGGAATCGCAACCAGAACAAGCGAAGGAAGGGCCACGGCCAGGATGCGGAGGAGGACGACGAAATCTCCGCGGAGGATGCGTTCTTTTGCGGCATCTGCAAATCGCATCGCTGCAATGGTGCGGCGGCCGTAACGCTTTCCCTGGCTTCGATTCTTTCCATGATTGCGCTCCAATTGGGCTGCTAAAGCCAAGTTGGATGGTGTGTAAGGGATATGGACAGATAACCGTGGAACGAGTGGTGGCATGATGGTTGCATTTAGGTTGAGTTACCCTTAGCGTTACCCTCGCCGATCCGATtactttgtaaatatttgagtGCAATGTCGCTGATTCGTACAGGTGCTTCAATGCCACTCACTACTTGAACCCATTTAACCCCCTACTCCCTTAACCCTAGAAATGTAAGCACAGCACATACACGATACACCGAAACACCGATACAGTACATAAAAGAAGGAAAACACACACGG
This genomic stretch from Drosophila mauritiana strain mau12 chromosome 2L, ASM438214v1, whole genome shotgun sequence harbors:
- the LOC117142310 gene encoding uncharacterized protein LOC117142310 isoform X1; amino-acid sequence: MKSLDTWLFDLNKFSYFDNGANKSPLMNCQKVVAKDPDTRKVVTARFCQLDTGDSDACEILRTKLRIPSPEEREQRNRNQNKRRKGHGQDAEEDDEISAEDAFFCGICKSHRCNGAAAVTLSLASILSMIALQLGC
- the LOC117142310 gene encoding uncharacterized protein LOC117142310 isoform X2, with the translated sequence MWGILLPLAALLALVSNGAAIRCYVCDSSDNPSCADLGSNSSIVAEECTLDKMKSLDTWLFDLNKFSYFDNGANKSPLMNCQKVVAKDPDTRKVVTARFCQLDTGDSDACEILRTKLRIPSPEEREQRNRNQNKRRKGHGQDAEEDDEISAEDAFFCGICKSHRCNGAAAVTLSLASILSMIALQLGC